Genomic segment of Gasterosteus aculeatus chromosome 4, fGasAcu3.hap1.1, whole genome shotgun sequence:
GAAGAATCGAACCAGCGAAGAAGAAGCTCGCGCGGGTAGTTTGACTGTTATGCTAACTGCTACATGAGCTAGCAGCGGTTGTGTCTGCGGATCGTTGTCACCACCTCGGTGAGTTCTTCTTTGTCGTTTCGGTTCTGAAGCAGCTTTAACACTTTACTTTTGTCAGTCAGTATTAGAACCGTAAAATAACGTTTTAATTGACGTCATATCTCAGTCGcagtgtttgtttgattgaaCATTTGTAAGTGTCAGTTCGAGATGAACTTCCGTCCAACAGAACAAACGTTGAGATGATAAAAGTTAATCTATTGTGATACTTTCAGGCTTTGACGATTCTTACAATCCGTCATCGTTGTAACGTGACGTAACAGTTGGTGTTTACAGGAAGTGACGTAGGAAATGAAAGTATCAGATTTTGGAAGGATTTACTTTAACTAACCGCATCTGCTCAAGGCCTGAAGGGGCCACATGCTGAAGatacacaataataataatgcattcaTTGAGTTCCATAAGTCCATGCAGGTACCCTGCTGATCCCACGCGGGTCTCGTGGGGCAGTCATGGACTTCTCCAAGAGCCGATTCCCTCACCTGATGCAGCCGATCAGAGAGCTCACTAAGAACTGGGAGGTGGACGTGGCGTCAGAGCTCAACGACTATCTAGAGGAGGTGAGACAAGCGCCGGCGAGCAGCGGGCTGATTGGTCAGAAGGATCCGTGGACTAATGTCAGCGGGCGGCGTCTGCTTTTAGCTGGACAACATGAGCATCACGCTGGACGGAGGGGAAACCCGACTGAACTTCGCAGAGGCGGCGCTGCTGATCCAGGGCTCGGCCCACATCTACAGCAAGAAGGTTGGCTGACGCcagagaggaggcggggcttcgtGCTTGCCTCATtctaaggtcatgtgactctGTTTCAGGTGGAGCACCTGCACAGTCTGGTGTACCAAACCCTGGAGTTCCTCAACGACAGGAACAACAGGTGAGCTCACCTGACGGGTCAGTCTCTTTAAAAACTAGAATCAACGCCACCTTGTGGAGGACGAGACGTCAAGTCACATCATATCctttgacgttgtcatggtgacgggACATTCCTATTTACGCCATTCAAAGCCCCTACAGACTCTTGCACTCAACCACTGACCAGGTGACCTCAGTTAGTCCTTGAGGGGTCAGGGTCCCGGGGGGCTCTGGGTAATGTAGTTCTTCTTGTCCCCATCAGGAAGAACAAACCGACGTCCTCCCAGGAAAAGGACGGAGCGGCGAGCGGCTCAGACGACGAGGTGAGAAGCGCTtcatcagtgtttcccacagatccaacgCCAATGTGTGAGGGCCGACGGGggcgacaaacacacaccgctAGATAGAACTATACACAATTCACAGTATGTACAACTCCCATAGCTGTAGTACACACCCTATACtacttatctgtgtgtgtgtgagagacacggagggagagcagggaaaggaaatgcagctgaagatgctgcatgatttaaatagtgttaaaaaaataaaaatacaccaaACGCAATCTATGGTGCACCGCCACAAATGAGTCTATATGTGGGAAACACTGCTTCATTGATTGTTGTATTTCAGCCTCGGGCTCATTCAGAATATTCTCCCTCTTCCGCCTCAACATTTCATGCACTACTCCTCCCGCGGCGTTGGACTACACTGTCATCAGTGTacgaatgggtgaatgatgtcatgtgttaaagcgctttgagtggtcagactagaaaagtgctacAGACCTTCTACCACATGCTTCACAATAcgtggaaatgaaataaattgtaATGGTGACGTGACGtgtggcagcaaagtgctgtcccttgatatttacacaatttaaagccctcacagactctcacTCACACGCTGACCAGGTGACCTCAGTGCATCCctggggggtcaggggtcagggtttAGGGGGGATATTGGGATCAGGCCAAAGTGCCCCCCCCTTACCTGCACAGGGGATTTAAAAGTAGCTAATTATTGCAGTATTACTCATGGCTGTAAGCTACTCAGTCCTATTGGACCAACATCTTGCACCTcggcccccctcggcccccctcgGCCCCTCCCCCTTACTCTCTGCATTCTAGGATATCGTTGAGCCCATGATTCTGTCTTCTTCAGTTCAACCTGATCGACATCGTCGTCTCAAGAAGACCGATGAGGTCCGAATCCACCATGGTGAGTAGTAGTGGGGGAATCAAtttttttcgatttctctcgattctctagAACgtttcggtctcgattcagaaaagttaatagttaagttagaaaaaaagtctgtctcacgcgagatatttgctcgctcgcggagcgtgaacttcctcgctcgcgaggttagtctctgctcgcgctcgaaggtgttttctacgcgctcgctgttgttctttctgacagtgagggggcggagccagtcaccacggTCTctacctgattggttacaaaccccgtctgtgGATTGGCCGGAGTGattcattcacacaactatagaagcgcatttccgcactgaagaaaggggatagaaagtcaaaattctgagataaaacgttgtgaaaacacaaacgccacctttatgtaacgtagtggagcgtagatgacaaccagctacaagcatcatttaccatcattaccggcacattaagagcaatgcgtccagctcgcagaccggtccgtcagtctgagtctgaatatctaataacttactgaactatggaggagcctgcgcacatcttacctcattatttacattttccaaatagtcgatccgtattgaaagttggcaagatattcacatatttggacttttttctggtattttacaaatacggacggtctgagactaagagcagatttttcttcatttaaaagaaaaatgaatctgtttaatatttcttttacatcggctacttcatattgtgttgaaatgcaagctgcattggttcttgcattgttgatagaaaatcatatttgtgacaaagattttttttctcttataaaaaattagagaaggtaattcatctgttgactttctttaattatcaaataaagtaggaagtgattcgCAACCTCTGAGGAGCAAACTCAGATTTCAGAAAATTTagaaatcgagatgcatcgataatcgttttatcggtttagaatcgataatcggtttagaatcgataatcggtttagaattgTATCGTTGAcctcggaatcgaatcgtgaggtgccaagaggtTCCCACCCCTAATGGTGAGTATATTCCAGACTACCTGGTTATACGGACGTTTATTCCAGACTACCTGGTTATACAGACGGTTTATTCCAGACTACCTGTTCACACGGACGGTTTATTCCAGACTACCTGTTCATACGGACGGTTTATTCCAGACTACCTGTTCATACGGACGGTTTATTCCAGACTACCTCTCGGGCGTCTGTAGAGCATCGTGGTGTGTAACTGAGGCCTCTGTTTGACCTTCAGAGCGTGAGCgttgctcctcttcttcccgaGTGTCTGATTCTTCCTGAACTGTCAGAGAGGCTGAAGCTCCCACTCATCAGGTCGGTTTGTAAACCACACAAAGCAGTATTCATGTTGAAGAGGCGTAGTTCATAAGGGTTCTTCTTTCAGTGTTGCGGGGGACATCCTGTGCGGCCAGAAGAACTTCATGATGAACCGCTTTGTCCCAGGAGAGCAGGGCCTGATCCTCCTCCCTTTGGGATCAGGGGCCTCCAGGGTCCAGGGTGGAGATCAGAACCCTGTAGACTTGCAGCAGATAGGTCAGGCTCTGCCTCCCCCGGCTGTGATGTCATGGACACTCTTGTCCCTCAGCTGCTCTAaatgtctcctcttcttccagctGAGGTAGAAGATGAGGGGAGTGACGCCCCGGTGGGAGATGAGGGAGGTGATCATCACTTCTTCGACAACATTGATCTGGACCAGGAGCCTGAGGAGCATGTGGAGCGACACCAGGTGTGGTTTGGTCTTTGCTTCCTTTCGGTCTTTGAGGTTGTTTTCGTCAATGACGTCTTCGAATGTGTCTCAGGTTGAGAGTGAAGGACGGCCCCtcagacgagtggaggacagaccCCCGAGAGCGGAGGAGCCCCCTGTACGTCTTCATCGTTTACTTTATGCTCTTTGTTACTAATTTAAAATGACAACTTCACTCCcatgttacatttttatttttcattagcAATTAACAACATTTCTCAGTTGTTTTACGTTTATCTTATACAAATGTTACTAACTCATTTTGTTCGTTTAGTAAAGAAAGAActtgaaatattgtacttttcttTGAATTATCACCCCTAAATATTTTCATAGTTACGTCATGTGACCTTCACCTAATTCTATAAatctttttatataaatgtgaaCAGTAAACTCAGGGTCTCCCTCCCTCGTGTCTCAGCTGTACCCGTGGCTCTTACACGACGCCTACGCCGTGCTGGGGGGGGACGCACCCCTGAAAGCAGCCAAGTGCTACTCCATCCCTGACGGTCTGGACCACGAAGGGAAGAGGAAACGGAGACCAGCTTCTCCGCTGCAGGACTTCTGGAGCTGGTCTGAGAGAGCATGTGAGAGGCGGTtccacaggaggggggggggggtgtttttagGGAATGAAAGCAGTTCATTTGTCTTTCAGTTGAGCCTCTGACGCAGAAGTTAAAGAATGGGCCGTCATGTCCAGGTAACACTCAAATAGTAAATAACTCGTAGAAGTCTTTAAGCCAGTTGTTGACATcatgtttcctgtttttcagCCCTGAACTACATTTATGTGACCACGATGGCAGACAGGCTGAGGGCCCAGAGGATGATCAACAAGAGAGCGGTGAGTCCCTCAGTCGCCACCTGGTTTCTATCCACCGTCTCTGGTGTCgatctgtcaatcagcatgtagccccgccccctaaagcgtcccctgctttctGGCCTGTTTGActccatcagtcactaaatgaacatcatgctgtgttgaagaagacttgaaactagagactgagacttaaactcatgtttactgagggaataaatcaggagagaagtagagtcatttcctcatagacgtc
This window contains:
- the ncaph2 gene encoding condensin-2 complex subunit H2 yields the protein MDFSKSRFPHLMQPIRELTKNWEVDVASELNDYLEELDNMSITLDGGETRLNFAEAALLIQGSAHIYSKKVEHLHSLVYQTLEFLNDRNNRKNKPTSSQEKDGAASGSDDEFNLIDIVVSRRPMRSESTMSVSVAPLLPECLILPELSERLKLPLISVAGDILCGQKNFMMNRFVPGEQGLILLPLGSGASRVQGGDQNPVDLQQIAEVEDEGSDAPVGDEGGDHHFFDNIDLDQEPEEHVERHQVESEGRPLRRVEDRPPRAEEPPLYPWLLHDAYAVLGGDAPLKAAKCYSIPDGLDHEGKRKRRPASPLQDFWSWSERAFEPLTQKLKNGPSCPALNYIYVTTMADRLRAQRMINKRAGVVVSDDDLMRTFLELEREEEEPEQQGEEPVDGGYDEHEEQEAFPDDTPVEPDLISAGAQGDVLSYEDLVLLRMEQLMENSKGWSQDTALSRRVQDWEDKMRPLLVEQEQRPVFDIHDYGDRIVSALRDVGQRRSFSSIVSGLQSHEASKYLVASLQLANDGTVEVDSIVALEDSLDSMRLTLLSAEKARDRLKDMKTFP